A single region of the Xenopus laevis strain J_2021 chromosome 4L, Xenopus_laevis_v10.1, whole genome shotgun sequence genome encodes:
- the LOC121402812 gene encoding zinc finger protein 567-like isoform X3 — MHRQEGGTAYKCPYQSCTAVYRGSDGMKKHIKEHHEEVRERPCPHPGCNKVFMIDQYLQRHVKLIHTEERNHICDQCRQAFKQQKHLSVHQSIQEQASVPTVNRDTAVGRKGQALHLYPSGDSTLFPWIHSSWLSCTLQPTGLISSGTTNLGTLLFCSEAARPLRLASSLVFSPRATVSAPPSTRSISYKITPKAHQSTALV, encoded by the exons ATGCATAGACAAGAG GGAGGAACTGCCTACAAGTGTCCTTACCAAAGCTGCACAGCTGTATACAGAGGTTCTGACGGTATGAAG AAACACATTAAGGAACATCATGAGGAGGTGCGGGAGCGACCATGTCCACACCCTGGCTGCAACAAAGTATTTATGATAGACCAGTACCTACAGAGGCATGTCAAGCTCATTCACACAG AGGAGAGAAACCACATTTGTGACCAGTGTAGACAAGCTTTCAAGCAACAGAAGCACCTCTCTGTGCACCAG TCTATACAAGAACAAGCTTCGGTGCCTACTGTCAACCGAGACACAGCTGTCGGACGTAAAGGGCAGGCTCTCCATCTCTATCCCTCCGGAGATTCTACACTCTTTCCCTGGATCCACTCATCTTGGCTCAGCTGCACGTTACAGCCCACAGGTCTGATTTCTTCTGGGACCACCAACCTAGGAACACTTCTCTTCTGCTCCGAAGCCGCACGTCCCTTGCGTCTCGCTTCATCCCTGGTCTTCAGCCCCAGAGCTACAGTATCAGCGCCACCATCAACCCG
- the LOC121402812 gene encoding zinc finger protein 567-like isoform X1 yields the protein MWNHSKGRAFFAEEFAKCCFLSYRDFQSQDEEETRQQPSSEDSFEPCIDKREELPTSVLTKAAQLYTEVLTKHIKEHHEEVRERPCPHPGCNKVFMIDQYLQRHVKLIHTEERNHICDQCRQAFKQQKHLSVHQSIQEQASVPTVNRDTAVGRKGQALHLYPSGDSTLFPWIHSSWLSCTLQPTGLISSGTTNLGTLLFCSEAARPLRLASSLVFSPRATVSAPPSTRSISYKITPKAHQSTALV from the exons ATGTGGAATCATAGTAAGGGCAGAGCTTTTTTCGCTGAGGAGTTTGCCAAGTGTTGCTTTCTTTCATACAGAGATTTTCAGAGCCAGGACGAAGAAGAAACCAGACAGCAGCCTTCCTCAGAGGACTCCTTTGAACCATGCATAGACAAGAG GGAGGAACTGCCTACAAGTGTCCTTACCAAAGCTGCACAGCTGTATACAGAGGTTCTGACG AAACACATTAAGGAACATCATGAGGAGGTGCGGGAGCGACCATGTCCACACCCTGGCTGCAACAAAGTATTTATGATAGACCAGTACCTACAGAGGCATGTCAAGCTCATTCACACAG AGGAGAGAAACCACATTTGTGACCAGTGTAGACAAGCTTTCAAGCAACAGAAGCACCTCTCTGTGCACCAG TCTATACAAGAACAAGCTTCGGTGCCTACTGTCAACCGAGACACAGCTGTCGGACGTAAAGGGCAGGCTCTCCATCTCTATCCCTCCGGAGATTCTACACTCTTTCCCTGGATCCACTCATCTTGGCTCAGCTGCACGTTACAGCCCACAGGTCTGATTTCTTCTGGGACCACCAACCTAGGAACACTTCTCTTCTGCTCCGAAGCCGCACGTCCCTTGCGTCTCGCTTCATCCCTGGTCTTCAGCCCCAGAGCTACAGTATCAGCGCCACCATCAACCCG
- the LOC121402812 gene encoding zinc finger protein 431-like isoform X2, with protein MWNHSKGRAFFAEEFAKCCFLSYRDFQSQDEEETRQQPSSEDSFEPCIDKREELPTSVLTKAAQLYTEVLTKHIKEHHEEVRERPCPHPGCNKVFMIDQYLQRHVKLIHTEERNHICDQCRQAFKQQKHLSVHQSIQEQASVPTVNRDTAVGRKGQALHLYPSGDSTLFPWIHSSWLSCTLQPTGLISSGTTNLGTLLFCSEAARPLRLASSLVFSPRATVSAPPSTRLGMCWG; from the exons ATGTGGAATCATAGTAAGGGCAGAGCTTTTTTCGCTGAGGAGTTTGCCAAGTGTTGCTTTCTTTCATACAGAGATTTTCAGAGCCAGGACGAAGAAGAAACCAGACAGCAGCCTTCCTCAGAGGACTCCTTTGAACCATGCATAGACAAGAG GGAGGAACTGCCTACAAGTGTCCTTACCAAAGCTGCACAGCTGTATACAGAGGTTCTGACG AAACACATTAAGGAACATCATGAGGAGGTGCGGGAGCGACCATGTCCACACCCTGGCTGCAACAAAGTATTTATGATAGACCAGTACCTACAGAGGCATGTCAAGCTCATTCACACAG AGGAGAGAAACCACATTTGTGACCAGTGTAGACAAGCTTTCAAGCAACAGAAGCACCTCTCTGTGCACCAG TCTATACAAGAACAAGCTTCGGTGCCTACTGTCAACCGAGACACAGCTGTCGGACGTAAAGGGCAGGCTCTCCATCTCTATCCCTCCGGAGATTCTACACTCTTTCCCTGGATCCACTCATCTTGGCTCAGCTGCACGTTACAGCCCACAGGTCTGATTTCTTCTGGGACCACCAACCTAGGAACACTTCTCTTCTGCTCCGAAGCCGCACGTCCCTTGCGTCTCGCTTCATCCCTGGTCTTCAGCCCCAGAGCTACAGTATCAGCGCCACCATCAACCCG GTTGGGAATGTGCTGGGGATGA